From Bacteroidota bacterium, the proteins below share one genomic window:
- a CDS encoding mechanosensitive ion channel, with translation MEQIINILKPLIEPVGIVLILIILLLINYWIFKKVKSTKLYGNILKNSIATLVIFVGLLVFIFSLPIDKSLKGQILSFLAIVVSAGIALSSTTVLGNLIAGIMNNSMNRFRNGDLIKIGDLQGRVTKKSIFHTEIQLEDSNFISIPNLYIATNPVKLTRKTDTVISTSVSLGYDIPRTTIEESLKEAATLTRLTNPYVYITNLGDYSVVYKIHGFLEDSSKYFSTNSLLNANVMDVLHEKKIEIVSPTFMNQRNANEKDFIPKEIVKNQIANDEQVPENLIFDEAIKSEKIEKKKDKLEDLNKQQELLRKKQKELKKEDEIQKNKSSIKNIDEIKIKVERSIEKQNEEENTNN, from the coding sequence ATGGAACAAATAATTAACATATTAAAACCATTAATAGAACCAGTTGGTATTGTACTGATTTTGATAATTCTGTTACTTATAAATTATTGGATATTTAAGAAAGTAAAATCCACTAAATTATATGGTAATATTTTAAAAAACAGTATCGCCACTTTAGTAATATTTGTTGGATTACTTGTTTTTATTTTTTCATTACCAATCGATAAATCATTAAAAGGTCAAATTTTAAGTTTCCTTGCAATAGTCGTAAGTGCAGGGATTGCATTAAGTTCAACCACTGTTTTAGGTAACCTTATTGCTGGAATTATGAACAATTCGATGAATCGCTTCAGAAATGGAGACCTCATTAAAATTGGAGATTTACAAGGTAGGGTTACCAAGAAAAGTATTTTTCATACTGAAATTCAGCTAGAAGATAGTAACTTTATTTCTATTCCTAATTTATATATCGCTACCAATCCGGTTAAATTAACTCGTAAAACAGATACTGTAATTTCTACTTCTGTTTCATTAGGTTATGACATTCCACGAACTACGATTGAAGAATCATTAAAAGAAGCAGCAACTTTAACTAGATTAACTAACCCTTACGTATACATTACAAATCTGGGTGATTATTCAGTAGTGTATAAAATACACGGTTTCCTGGAAGATAGTAGCAAATACTTTAGCACCAATTCTCTTTTGAATGCTAATGTTATGGATGTGTTACATGAGAAAAAAATTGAGATAGTATCTCCAACTTTTATGAATCAGAGAAATGCAAATGAAAAAGATTTTATTCCCAAAGAGATTGTTAAAAATCAAATTGCAAATGACGAACAAGTTCCTGAAAATTTAATTTTTGATGAAGCAATCAAATCAGAAAAAATTGAAAAAAAGAAAGATAAGCTTGAAGATTTAAATAAACAACAAGAATTGCTACGCAAAAAACAGAAAGAACTAAAAAAAGAGGATGAAATTCAGAAAAATAAATCATC